A segment of the Nyctibius grandis isolate bNycGra1 chromosome 27, bNycGra1.pri, whole genome shotgun sequence genome:
ACTGCTCCCACTTCCCCGTTACCCGCAGTTCGCTCTGCCAGAGCAATTCCAGGCACTGCATGTCCCGAAACACCCGGACATGgggagagctggcaggagcGGCTCTCCGTGAAGGTTCAGCTCCCAGTCCCCGCTGtgggctgcagccagcctgAGGGGACACTGCAAACTGCTCCTCGTCATACTGGCAGTGTGGGGATCTACAGGGCTTAGCTGTGATGGGGGTTGGGGGGTACCATACACCAGGACCTCAGGAAGGGCCCCGTGTTATAGTCCGGGCAACTCCTGGGGGGCTGCTCCGAGGCTGCCGGTGGCGGGAGGAGAGAGGCTGCAGCATTTAACAGCACTTTTCTGATGTGCTCTCGCAGGTGAACTCTCCCTGGAAGAGTTCTTGGAGGGTGTGCAAAAGGATGAGATGCTTCTCCAGATCCTCACGCGCAGCCTGGACCTGACGCACATCGTCCGGTTGATCCAGAATGACGGGAAGAACCCGCAGGAGCCGGAGcaggcggcgggggctgcccaGTAGGCTCCCAGGACGCCTTCCCTTCGCCTCTGCTTCTTCCCCCCTCGCATTATTAAAACAAGACGTGTTGCTGTGGGAGCTGGTGAGCTGTCCTAGCACCAGTGCGACCAGCGATGGACTGTCCTGCTGCCGCAGGGACCAGGAGCTGCTCTGAAGGTGCTGCTCCCCGGGCAGACGGGTCGGGGGAGCCTTGGCCCTGCCTGGtgaaaggctgctgcaaagtGGGGGTGCTGCGATGGCACCTCGTCACGCTGGAGCACACAGCAACCCCGGGACTGctgccggggccgcggggccctTCGCTGTGCCCGGGCTCTGGGTATCGCTGCCGAGCGGAGCGGGCAGAGCCCGGCCTccccgggcagggcagcggCATCGTGCCATGCCGCTGGAGAACACCCCGAGAGCCTCAAAACCCCCAGGGAGGCCTGGAAGGATTTCTTGCCTAGCTGAAAGACTTGTTATTTCGCACAGGATGTTTGCAATTCATATGCAACTCTCTGACCATTTTTTCTGTGcatctttttcatttcacagtgTTTTACCTGGAAGCTTTTGTACTTCCCATGTTATAGTGAactaaaataaagatattttacaaGATTATTTCAGGttgtgctttttctctctttcaatcAATCATCCTGTTTCCAGCAGGACAGATTACCTGTCTCACACAAGTGCAGAAACCTTTGTTTTGGCTTCATTAAAACAGTTCTTTTGCAAGAACAGCATGAGTGGGGGGAGAGGGCTGTGCGGCAGCCCCGTAGCTCCCTCTCACCTCTGTTCCCACCCACAAAAAGTCCCCATAGCGATCAGCACAGGGCTGTGTAAGTCCTGGCATGGCCACTCTGTTTTTCAACATGACATTTTCAAGGGGAAGCTGCACCTTGGTGCTTCAGGAATGACCTGGACACAAGCCTTTCCTCTGGGCAGCCACCGACCCCCAGCTGCCCCTGGGTGACCCTGCCCTGTCAGAACATCAGGTGTGCAGGCAAACAAAGAGCATGGCTAAGCACGGAGTCAGATGTAattattctctttccttctcagcCTCATTATTTCTACCGCTCAGCGCTTTCCCTGGGAATGCACCTTTCAGAGTATTTTAGGCTGCAGAATCCCAGTAAATGATCACAGTATTTTGGGCTGCAATGCCTCTCCCCATCAGCCACCTTCAGCAACAGCCTCACCTTCAACTTTCCAACCTGATTATTTCACCTTCAGTCCTACACAACTTTGGAGGCATCAAACATGAGAGCACATGGTAGACGCTCAGAAAAATCACATGGTGCTTGCCTTTTCCAAGCCATCCTGTTTCCCGATTTAGACTAAAAAGAAATCCGATCAGTCAAATCCAATTCTAGCTGGGCTGTAATTCTGGAAAAATGGATTATGCAAAGTGTCTGACATCAACAGCTTGATGCGAATGTTGAATTGATCTTGGGAAGAGATCAAAGTGTTTATACCTATGGATTTAAAAATAGGACTAAGACTAAAGCACTTTGCTATTTCTTGACAAAAGATTACACAATTGATAAGAGGAACAATATTTCCACAGGGTCATGCCAGCACTAACACAAGTGCTATCTGCCACGTGCACCACTTCTCTCCTAGGTCTGCCCAGGCCAGAGAAAGTGCAGGCAtcctgtgtcctgctgctgcttcctacACTTCACTTTAAGCCCTAACCTTCTCCAAGGCTCCCTGGCTCAAGGAGAATCTCATTGCAGCAGTCAGCCCACCTTATTGTAAGCAGCTATTTCAAATtccatttggaaaatatttttttttaattatacacaAGCTTTCCACCATCATTACATAGAAGTTAAACAGAAGATACTCCTTTCCTAGTCTGCATCTACAATAGCATCACCATCTCTGCCTTACATTTGTCTTACCCAGGTTTGCATTACACTTAACACCTCCCTTAAATTCTTTATGTCAGTCTTAAAGGCTACAATTCTGGTCCAATACTCAGGTGCTTACACACATCTTCACCTTCAttccaagtgaaaaataaatactacaaaacagaactttaataaataattctttattAAATCCATGTGTTACAAAATTTCTACCAActtctgttccagtgctcagtgtTAGGATGCCCTCTACCACCCCAGCAGAGGACTGCCGGTGTGGGGGACACCAAacagctccttccctgcctcatCTGTCCAGGTGAACAGAACCAGAGAGTTTAAAGCATTTAAGTAAAACTGCAGTATGCAACTATAGTAAATAAACACCCACTTGATTAAAAATTGTGCACAAAGCAGAAATAGAATGTGTTATGTTGGTTGAGATGCTGAAATTGAAGGAATTGGAGATTTGTATCCTATCATGAAAACATTTGTCCACAAGTTGTAAGATCAGTAAAGGAAATCTTTTCTTCCAGGCCCTCAAGTCAGAAGTAAGGTTTTTCTTTCCGATCTTTGGCTGATAAACTATTGACTTCAATGAGCTTTAAAGAGCTGCCTTGCAGCAGTGTAAGCTAGAAGCCTAATCTACTCTGATACGTAAGCATGCCACAAGGCAGCGTGTATTTACAGAGAACTCTTAGAAAGGCTCTTTAGAAGGGGAAATGTACATGGATTTGAACTCTAGCACTGACTGTGTCTTATCCTGAATACTTCCTCATGTTCCTGAATTTAAACATCAGTTAAATTGACAAGACCACAAACCAGCAAACCAATCAACTAATGAAAGATACTACAGTCATAATTAAAGGCCACAAAGGAAGGATTGCAAATCTTTTCATGGTTATGACTTGGCCCATTGATcacatgggaaaaataaaataaaacagacaaactCATGTTATTTTCCTAGCAAAATTTTTCTTGCCAATAATCCAATAAAAGTGAACTGAAATAATGGTTCAGCTCAAATTCTCTTTcctcacacacatacatatataggTGTATGAGTGAGCCATgagaatggcagagctcagcctACAACCTGTGCAAGTTTTATATCTGTAGTCTGTGGCTAATTAAGTCCAGTGTAAAACCACTGTACTACCTCAGTAACTCACtcagatttttcttcacttgtTCCATTCTGTGGTCCTGTCGATAAAGCAGGACTAATCCTCTCACTGCAGAGGCACTGCCAAGCAAAactctgctcttcccttccctctccttccccacaaAACTTCTCCTAGTGCCATGAAAGTCCTGGAGCTTCTTGAGCTCATTCAGTCTCCACAGGTCAGGAAAAGCTGTCCTAGAGTGGTGATTCAGTAAGGAACAGGGGCTCCAAAGGAGCACAATCACACTCGTGCAAATCTGTCCTCTAAACGTGGCTGTTCACAAGATGTGCAATTCCTACCGCTGCTCAGGGCTTGCAAATAGCACTTTTCCAGCCCCACAGAAACCCAGGTCCCTGAACAGATAACAAGGAGCAGACTCTGGTCCCCAGGAGGGAGATGTAAGGAGTTACAGCCCACACATTATATTTTCCTCAACATTGTGTACTGTCTTGGCTACCCCTCGTAATCCAATTCTCATTTTTGATAGTGATATGTTGGTGTTCaataattttacattaataGCAGTATAATCTACTAAATATGCATACAGGCATCCTGCATGTGTAAAGCCTGTCAGAGCACCTCTTCTGTTGTCACTGTTGGTTCCATGTGTTTGTATCTCTGCAGGCACAAATGATGCCAACACTAGTCTGCACTGGAGACAGTACCACTGCATCAGGATTTCTCCCTTCCCAATCCCATCTGTCATCAGAATTAAACCCCGCACAGGATCCGCTGCAGGAAGCCATGAAAAGTTTGTTCCTTGGGGTGTAACCCAAAACCAGAGCTGGCAAACACGGTATCGTGTACACAGACTTATTCATGGGCCAAAAATAGTCTCTGGGTACCAGCAGTACACAGCGCATGGGTTTTAGATTGAGATATGGCTTCTTAAACCACTGAAGTTTTCATCTGAATGCTGAGATTGCATTAAAAAGGAAAGCCACTACCACCCTGGGGTAAGAGAGCCACAGTTGTAGTCAGCATCACATTTTCAGCAGTATCAAAAGTGAATTCTCTCAGAACAAAGcactctttctcctctgctcagaGATCCATCCCCCAGGATTTACATCCATTTGCAACATCTTCATCACCCACTTGTCTTTCCTGGCCCCATCAATGAACTCGTCAAGAGACAACTGCCCTGTGTATGAGATGAGGACAACACAAGATAGGGAGACAAAACACGTCAGATAAGACACAAGAGGACAACAagaagaagtaaaagccatctgAGTTTCAGAAAACATGCTAATAAGACAACAGCCATACTTCATTTCCCTATATAGTTTAGGCCAGCTAGGACAAACCACCACACTGTAACCCAACGCGTTCACACCTACCCCATCCCCTGGGCTAACAAATTGTTGCATTAGCTTAAGCCTGCTTCTCCTGCAAGTCCGATCCTGCAAGCTCCGACGTGAATGGAGCCACTGAGTACTCAGGCTGTTTGTGCTGGGACTGGGACCTATGCTCTGGCTACTGGGGACTTTCTGAGAATGAGATCTGTGTGGCATCAAAACCCAGACAGAATAGTGACCCCTGTGTACTTTACATTACAATAACAATGAAGATGATTTCCTCCTACTGCACCAAGTTATTCCTGATTCTAACAAACAGACCAGAACCAAACCCAATGTGTCTAATATGAGTAACATAATAGTCCTAAGTGATTTATTGATAGACATAATTAAAGCTAGCCTGCCCAGCACAGATAACTTCTCATTACGCATGAACGCAATCTGAGCCATCGATCACTTACCATCCCCATTCTCATCCACTAGCTGAAATATCCTGTCCACAACCTCCTCCGGCGTGAGCAATGGAgtcctctcctccacctccacccGACACGCTTTCTTCAGCTTGTAGatagactgaaaaaaagttcACAGATTAGGAGgactggaaaatgaaaagcagtgaaCTCCATTATCTTCCCAATGGTGTAAAGGTCTTTTACAAAGGCTGCAGTTTCAACCTTTCCAGAAAGATCTGCCACTCAACAGCCCCAGACCTTTAATGAAACCTCCGACCTCATGCTCACACACACTGTAGATTACTTCATTTGCTCTTTGAAGCTGCTGCCCTCCTGTTTTCCTTACACGTATTGGTCAGACCTCAGGGTTCCTTTGCAAAGAACAAGGCAAGAGTTTCACAGACGGAAAATCATCTGACTTTtgagtatgatttttttctagcaTCTGAGGTCAGGCACATCTGGATTTACCCAGCCCTCTCCCAGGGGAACTTGTGCCCAAGATGTGAGATCAAACTTGTATTACCATATATTTTGACCCATAGTTTCTGTTTCACTTTGTCACTGGAAAGGGGCAGATTTTATCTCTTCCTTCCCATGACAACCACCTGTTCATTATTAACTTCACTCCTTAGGCTGAAGGGTTTTGTCTGAAGTCTTCCCAGAGAGGGGATTAGCAAGGGCCTAACACAGCTCAGGCCAATTCCTGGTTGACCTCAAAGCTATAATTGAGTCTGCCCCAGACAAGATCCCCAGGTGCTCCCACACCTGCACTGGTGGCACAGGTAACAAGCTGGTCACACTTCCCAGCCAAAAAGACCTGCTTTCCACAGGGTCAATTTCTGATGTCTGCTTGATACTGCATTTCACCTCAGATCCTAAGACATTCAATGACCATTAAGCCTCACAAGTACTGGTGTGCAAGGGTGAGTAACAGCACCTGTGGTGGAGAGGTGACCAGCACAATCACCAAGGTATTTACCTAAAGTTATGCAGCAGTAAGAACCCAGGCACCCTGTGTCTGACTGTCTGCTAAGCCACATGCATCCTCTCACACCTTCACACAGTCAGTAATTAAAACTAAGTGCAGAACATAACAGAAACCCAGAAAGGAATAATTACAAAAGAGACATCTGTACTGATTTGTGCCTTGCAGTGTATTCTCACCAGCTACTAAGGCAGGAAACTTGGCTCCTGTAAGGGGCATGGAGTGAAACCCTCTTCCACTGGCCAGTGCAATGAATCTTGGTGTAAAAagtttgaaaggaaaagcagagcagagataCAACAACTCCACAACAGCACCTGGTTGCTGCATGTctggacagcagcagcaggggccAGGCTGCCCACAGTGGGATTGACTGGTCCCTCAGCCACCCCACCAGTCCCCAAACCACTGAGCACATGCCCCTTTCACCAAGGTCAGGCATTTTCACTTCATCACTGCCCACAGCTGCCTTGAAACCTGATTATCACAAAACCCATATACATCATTACATTGCCAAAGAACTGTGATTGCTTAAATCAGTGATTAGGCAATGCCTACTTACCTCAACAATTTCCAGCAGCTCAGGTTTATCTATGCAGCCATTCCCATCCTTGTCATATACTTTGAATGTCCACTTCAGCTTGTGTTCCAGTTTTCCTCTTAAAACGAGATTCAAGGCAGCCACATATTCCAGAAAATCAATGGTATTATCCTGTAGAAACAGAACAGCAGCTGAACAGCACTTAACTGGGTACAGTTGATTGAAAGCTGCTTACAACACCTGGATAAAAACTGCCAAAAAATATAATCCATAGGACAGctgtttattttccactttataTACCCCAAGACAACACAGATTACAGGGAGGATGGGGAGGCAGATGAGGATCAGTGCAACtgtgttgcatttcttttgaCTATCTAAAATATCACAGGCTAGTATTACGCTATCTTTTGTGCCAATACATGGGTATGCATGAACTGCTACTAAACCAGAAAGCCCACTTTTCCCAGGTGTCTGATGACAAACACAGCACAGGGAATCAAAACCAGAATGTCTGAATTGTTCAGCATTCCTTTACTTTTCAGCAGCTAAAATCAATATGTTGTTACATGC
Coding sequences within it:
- the GUCA1B gene encoding guanylyl cyclase-activating protein 2, yielding MGQQFTNAEGEQGEIDVAELQEWYKKFVVECPSGTLFMHEFKQFFGVQDNREAAEYIENMFRAFDKNGDNTIDFLEYVAALNLVLRGKLEHKLKWTFKVYDKDGNGCIDKPELLEIVESIYKLKKACRVEVEERTPLLTPEEVVDRIFQLVDENGDGQLSLDEFIDGARKDKWVMKMLQMDVNPGGWISEQRRKSALF